From the Ornithorhynchus anatinus isolate Pmale09 unplaced genomic scaffold, mOrnAna1.pri.v4 scaffold_426_arrow_ctg1, whole genome shotgun sequence genome, the window gTTAAGCCCCAGTTCTACAGATGCGGCAGCCCTGTACTACGGATGGAAAAAATCACAAGTGGAGGaacaggcagggaggtgagctcACACGTCATGGGAGATTCTCGCAGTCGTGCGAAGAGGTCTCCCTGAACTAGAAATAAACCTGAGCCTACCTCCATTCCAGCCATTTCTCTCTCCTGCCATTTGAGCCGACAGTGAGAGAGAAATTTTCTGCATCAGTAGAAGACTTAACATATCACAACCCGAGGGCATCCAGGAAATGATCAGCATTACTGACGAGTCCAAGCCCATGTTGAATTAGCTATTGCTCTCCAGAGGGCCGAGTGGCCTTCCGCAGCCAGGAAATCCAAACCAGGAGCCACAGCTTCAGATACAACGCCATATTGACCCGGGAcacagggaagagagaaatggagatggGGGACAGAGCCAATTTGAACATCCAACTACCAACACCTACAGTTGGAAAAAACGTTCCGCTAAGGAGGGCCACAGTAGCAGCACAACCAGCCAGAGAATCAGGAAGTCTCTGTGGCCGTTAGGCAGAGCAGAGAGGATCAATTAGATTCACACGATGGAGACCAGAGACCCCAGCCCTGAAGATAATCCCTGTGAAAGGTGTTATGGATCAAGCTGCGTAGTCAGAGAAGAAAGTGGTGCTAGAGACAAGGAACAGATTTtgggatttgcccagggtccgTACATTCTGGGCCTGGCCAAGCAGTTGGGTTCCTCTCGTATGGTCCTTCCTGAGAGCACATTGTATTTCCACTATTCAGTAACTGTGCTGTGCATCTCTCTGAGTTCAGAAGCATCTATGTTGGGAACTTAATGGACGATGAAGCTGGACTTTCCCATCCTAATTCATCTCTCATTTCTATTTAGATTTACCAGAATTAGGAAAGACTTCCATCTACTACCCTGGAAACTGGCTTTCAACTTTAAGATTCCACCTTGGCACCTGAACCAACCCGTTCTCTTAGCCAGTTGTCTTGGCCGACATCTTCCTTCTTCAGCTCCTCACTTAGATACCCTCCTCCAGggattcttccctccctgcatGGAAACAAACTTCAGTTGTAATTGGTTTTCCATTGATGCTTCTCGTGTAGGTCATTTGCGTGGTGATCCATGTTTGTATAAGCAAAGAGATCGAGGGGGAACAAGAAGAACACTGAACCCTGAGGAAATGCACCAACTGTGCCCACTGTGTTGGGACAAAACCAGCATAGTTATACTTAGTGGCCATGTTCGGCCTGATCTTCTGCACCTCCTCGGGGTCAAAGTCTTGAGGGTCCTCCCCAAGAGGGTACTCATCACACCAGAGCCGAATATCCACACACCACTAATGTGGTGAACTAATGACTAGTTCAGCAACTAGTCATGCTTGGACTGTAATAGGGAAGATCTTATTTATTAACCCTTCAAAAGTTCACCCTCAAATTCTTTTTTTCTCtattctttctttcccctctctctttctctctctccccttgctaTTTCTGGAATCTTCTTACCACCAACCTACTTgactctccttctcctggaaccaAGAAGAAGAATTTTGAAATGCGCCATAGTAAAAGAGTTTTGGATTAATCCAAGGGATTTGTAGAGTCTGCATTTTCCTTTGCCCATAGCATTTGCTCTTTGACTATTTCTTAGTGTCCTGCCACAGAAATACTTGCCTCCAAGGGTCTTTAGCTTCACGTAGCATTGGTCCTACTGGAATCTCCCACAGTCCTACAAGTGTTAGTCTATGATGAAGATTTGAATCTTCCTTTTATTTTGCCTTTCTTTTCTAATTCATTGATTGTCTCTCCTACCGACGACAAAGACAATTAATTCCTTCAaccgcatgtcactccccttcttaaacaactccagtggttgcctatcgacctccgctccaaacaaaaactcctcactctaggcttcaaggctctccatcaccttgccccttcctacctctcctcccttctctctttctaccgcccaccccgcacgctccgctcctctgccgcccacctcctcaccgtccctcggtctcgcctatccctacgtcgacccctgggtcacatcctcccgcggtcctggaacgccctccctcctcacctccgccaaactgattctctttccctcttcaaaaccttacttaaaaatcacctcctccaagaggccttcccagactgagctcctcttccccctctactccctctgccatcccccctttacctctccgcagctaaagcctcattttccccttttccctctgctcctccacctctcccttcccatccccacagcactgtacccgtccactcaactgtatatattttcgttaccctatttattttgttaatgaattgtacatcgccttgattctatttagttgccattgtttttacgagatgttcttccccttgacgctgtttagtgccattgttcttgtctgtccgtctcccccgattggactgtaagcccgtcaaacggcagggactgtctctatctgttgccgacttgttcatcccaagcgcttagtacagtgctctgcacatagtaagcgctcaataaatactattgaatgaatgaatgaatttattaggcacttgctgtgtgcaaaccattctactaagctcttgcggggagtacaattcaacaaaggactcatttcctgttcacaacgagctcgcagccaATGCCTTGTGAGTACCGATCTCCAATACCAGGAAGTCCGTCTGTAATGTTCTAGTAGTTGGAATCGATTACCCTTTGCAACCCGTCTATGgattctctcaccaaatcctggacGCTATACTTTCATGACACcactaaatccaccctttcctctctatttcaTCCAAGGACCTATCACATGCCCCGCCTTCCCTACTGTGGGACTTCCAGGACTTGCCTACTACTTCCAGGAGGCACTGGGCCAGATCCAGGTAGCCATGATCCTCAGGAGAGGGACCGAGGTCGAGTCACCAGAGTTTCTATCGATTGCCCGTTGCCCTGTCTCCTATTTGAAGGTAGCCACAGTATTGTTACTCAGATCCTAGAAACCATTCAGAGAGATGGGATCGCCACGAAGGGAGATTCAGGACCAGTCATTTCTCTGGCGTCAGGCATCTGCTATGGGATAGTAAGAGGACATTTTCATGACTCGCCATAGGGCCCAGCTTGGGTCCCGCTAGCTCCAGGCCTCAGTGAGGTGGACATCCTGGCCCTAGCCACTCCATCCCTGGCTGGAATCACACTCTGGTAACGGAGTCTAAAGGTGCCTGGTCAGGAGTGCTCATATCTGGAAAGCGGCAGGCAGGGTGACTATAAAGGTCCCGGAGCCACAAGATAACAGTCGTTTCAAATGTTGCACGCATGCTATCTTTTCCCCTTGTCGCAGTCTACCAAGTACTTGGTCTTTTGCTTGGCAAAAGGTGTTTTAGCTCCTTCGAGACAAGGTTCCTATCGATTCCCTCTAATGAACTCAATCCAAGCACCTTGAGcattgctcggcacagagtcaagGCTCAATAATTCAGCGCTCTTAATTAGCTCTCGACAGATgactatttgtcaggcacagtactactCGCTGGAGGAATTACAATACATTGATTTTCAAAGGAAGAATCACTCTAGGCCTCCGGGATATTTGCTTGGAAATGCAGATTTCACAACAGAGAGGGCGAGGACTGAGTAGGTGGGATTGGTCTGCAATTACAAAATCAGATAAAAAGTGTGAACGCATTTCTCATTTGTGAGAATTCCTGCTGGAAAGAAAATTCTTCTCACACCCACACTTTCGATACTCGGGCCAGTAGTGGAGAGAAAGCTTTGGCTCGCAGTTCCAACACAAATAATAATGAAGTGCAGCTGGTCCTTTGGAATTAGACCTGCTGGGAAGTAAGTGTTTCGTTTATATGGTCCATTGACTACTCCTTCCTAAACAAGATATTAATTGCTGTGGGAGTTACAACAAAATCGTTTTCTATGGAAAATCAATCTAGGTTTCAGGGACTCGTGTTTAGGAATCAAGATTTCCTAACTGTGTTAGcaaggaaagaatgggagtttgGTGGTATGCGGATTCCAAGCAAGTAACAAGTATTCAAACAAacgaaaaagagagaagggcacAGGCCTATGTGAgagaggacgtgggatctaatccctccTCTACCTCAAGGtgagtttgtgaccttgggcaagtggtttgAATTCTTTGTGTCTCTggcaccgcatctgtaaaataagtattaggactgtgagccccatgtggcatacgGACTATGGCCAGCGTAatcagctttatctaccccaaagcttagtacagactCCAGCTGGTTGTAAGCTCTTCACAGAAAGAAATAACAAAATCAAATGTCTTTTCCCTattgactataagttcattgtcagtaagaacgtgtctatcaactttgttggtATGCCCGCTACTCtatgcctagtacagtcctctgcacagaataagagctcaataaatacgattggtgatgatgatgaaggcctTGAGTAGACCTTAGGAGTATGTTCATTTGGAGGGGGAACCCGGACTGCCATGCCCAGGAGACAGACgccagcctctctctcccagcgGTCCACGTTCTTCCTAAGTAGGTAAAGACTTACCGAACCAAGAACTTCCACAGTAAACCAGGGATAATGTGAGAATTAAGAAATCATCACTtaatggaggggaagaaaaagcaggTGTCATTTTCGTTGAACTGGGACACACATTACAAAGTGAAAACAAAACATAAGACAAATAGGGGAGGAGAATACAAGAAGGCAAGAGAAAACGAGGGAGAGAAAAAGTGAACAATAGAGAGAAACTAAGAAAATAAACCCCCTTTGCAAATACAGTCCAGTATTGCATTTGGGAAtgatgactaattgattgatcacctGGGATTGAACTACCCTCGTTCAAGTGTAAAcaaaaggtgagggagagctgcCCACGGGCCCACGCCCCACTTTCTCGCTATCTCACTGTCTCTATAAATATGGAACCCATATGTTATCAGCTGCCGAAGCGTGTCCAGTCGTTGACTGCTTCAGTGACGGGCCCAGATCTGGTAAATAGAGCGTAGCTCGTTTGGGAATGCGGCGGGTTGGCAGGACTGGATTTGGGACTAGGAAGGTTCGTCCAGGACCGGGCAGGGGTAATTTCtcaacgcgggggggggggggggggagtgactcTTCTAAGGCTTCTGAGTCCCTGAACTAAGGGAACAGTGGGGCCTTTGTAGAGGCAGGCATGTGTGGCCTGGCTTTCCCTCCATTTGAGAACGTATGTCTACTAACTACACATTGCTTTCCACCCGTGGGTTCCTCCTTGGAAAAGGCCActctctcccgccccaccccgtGCAGGTCAAGTACAGGCCTAGAGATCCCAGCAGAGGTTGGCTGCAGGGTGGCTATGAATGCTGATCAATTCATAAGCTCTCCTGGACGTTCCCAGGAAGTTCCAGATTTGGAGTCCATCCTCTTGGATCTGGGGGAATTGCAAAGgagcaaagaggaagaggaggggatgctTCAAAGATTTCCAGGTAGGAGTTTCAGCACCGAAGGATTTGGACGAATTGGGCTGAAAATTTACGGTgtgagagggagaggtgaagtaGCATGTGTTAAGCGGGAATCCGCCAGCGTAGCGGGTGTCGGGGGATGGGGGTCTCAGGATCCCACAGAAGTTGGTGTAGACGATCCTGGAAAAGAAGGAGGCCTAGAAGAGTGGGACTCGACCACGGCTTTCCTTTCTATGCAGGGCGTCTGAACAGTGGCGCTGCCTCTGATTTCCGGAATCTCCTAGGACTTCTCAGCTCTGGAAAACAGTTCCGTCATTCATTgctttttctctctgtttccGTCACAGAACCGTCCACCTTGCCAAGCTTGTTCTCCCGTTTTGAGACCAGCAGCGGCGAGAGGAAGACTCCCGaggctgcctggcacagagacgCAGAGCAATGGCGGCTAGGTGGAGTCGAGGACGAGTCAGTAGTTTCCCCGTACCCGGAATCATTCGGGGAGACTCAGGACCTGCTGGAGTATGTCAACTGGTTTGCACAGTTCCTGGCTGAGGAAGAGGGCACAAGCACAGGTAAGTGCTTCGACAGTTTCGGAGGGGCCAGGGTATATCCCGTTCCAAACTCTCCTATGCATACCGCCACGGGAGCCATGTGGGGAAGGCCTTCGAGTTCCCAGGTATGTTGCCAAGGAAAGGGCCCCCGGGTATTTCTGAGcttccccctctccatctcttaaAGAGTTCCTTGTTTACCTTATGTAGCCTGCTGCTACCTGGTAGCCTGACCTTTCCCTCCGTCCCCTCACTTTCTTCCACCCTGTCCTTGGAGCTTACGGATTCGGAGCAGCCTTGTCGGCATATGCCATCTGATTCACACTTCCTCCAATTTCGCAGGACCTTCCACCTCAACTGGTccggcttctccctccccacatctgcaACACAGATCACCATCAACAAGAGCAGCACTAGAGGAGGTGGAGCGAATCATTCAAGAGCTCAGGGCTAAAGATGAATCTTGCCGGGCCGTCCCTTCCGATGTATTGGAATATGACTCTGGGAGCCCCGACACAAGATGTGAGGCGGCCCAGGCCACATCAGGTAAGGATAATTTCTAAGGAATAGGCCGCCTCCACGGGCTTGGACTGGGATCAGGACGCCTCTCCCTGGAGAGCATCTGGGCTACCGTGGATCTCAGGAGTCTCTGGATACTTCGGGGGTAACCATTGGGACCCCGGGCTGTTACCGGTGGGGACCCCTAAAGCCTCACGTAGTCCAAGAGTGCTGTGTCCTACTCTCGGGGTAGGTCTAGATTTTTCCCTTCACATCTTCCTCGGTACAGTTGGCGTGCTGAATTTCTTAActtcttgaggagcagcatggctcagtggaaagagcccgggctttggagtcagaggtcatgggttcgaatcccagctctgccacttgtcaactgtgtgactgtgggcaattcacttaacttctctgtgcctcagttacctcatctgtaaaatggggattaagagtgtgagccccacgtgggacaacctgattcccgtgtctaccccagcgcttagaacagtgcttggcacatagtaagcgcttaacaaataccaacattattattaactgcttctctgaaaacggTGAGAGCGGCTGCGATGTGCTGATAGCTCTGATTCTTTGCCTTTCTTCCCTGCCATCGATGAGTCAGCCCTTGATTGCCTGGCCTGGGTGTTTCTGAGGTTGTCCCTCTCTATCTCATACAGGTACTTAATTTTCCCTACCGAACCTGCTGCTACTTCCTAGCCTGTCCGTCCTCTCCATCTGGGTTCAGTTTCCTTCCTTTCCAGCTGTCCTGGGACCTTGCGGATTCGGAATTGCCTTGCCGCACCTGTCAATTGACTAACGGTTTTTCCAATTCGCAGGACGCTCCAGCTCGTTTGGACTGCCTTCTGCCACCTCAGCTCCGCAGCGGATACTGTCGTCACTGGCAGAGGCCCAAgaagacttggagcaagtcattgAAGAGCTCATAGCTAAAGATGAGTCCAGTTGGGCCCTCCCTCGTGATATATTGGATTATCTCTCTGAAGGATACCACCCGCCAAGCGCCTTTGGGTGTGCCCAATCAGGTACATCCAATTTCGGGTGAATCCGCCGCCACCGCCACAGGTTACATTCGGGCGTGACCGTCGAGACACCGTATTGCAGCTGGCTGGGACCGCCAAGACTCGTATTCCCAGAGCCCATTGTTCGACACTCGGAATGGGTCTGAATTTCCCTTCACATCTCTTTCTGGGTACGGGAGATTGTGAATGACTGGGGGAGCAGAAAAAATAATGGGAAAGGAGATGTGAtcacagaagggctttaaagacagGGAGAACTGTGGGCTGGCAGaagtgaagagaaagggagttcccGAGTAGGGAGAAGAGAATAAACTGGGAGAAATGACAATGGGGTAGGTTAGCTTCAGAGGAATGTAAAATCCTAGCTCatgtgcagtgggagaagaggacgggtAAAGGGGAAAGACTTTAAATCCTATGGtcgggagtttctgcctgatacgAAGAATATAACCagaagtttttgagaagtgaggagatgtTCGCGGAAAAAACGTTAGAGAAAAATGaaacgggcagcagagtgaaatatggactttaGAGAGGTGaggttgaaggcagggagataagagaggaagctgatgcacaGGTCCAGGCAGAATACAGTCCAGAACTCCCTCAAACTGGAATTCTTtgacctctccatctcctccactagattggaagcttcttgagggtagggaccatgtctactaactccattggtctctcctaagtgcttagtaaatgtgttctgcccacagaaggtaCTCGGTAAATATTATTAGATTGAAAGGCCTCTGATGGCAGCGATTGCATCTTTTAattctactgtcttctcccaactcctcagtacggtgctcagcccatagtagaCATTCGATCAATACGATTAGGTTCTTCCAAGACGAGAAGCATGACTAACGACtcagttgcaataataataatgatggtatttgttaagagcttactatgagccaagcactgttgtagttatagtctcccaagtgcttagtacagaaggcTCAAccagagaaggtgctcaataaaactgACGAAGCTCTATCCTACTAatcagcatgaagcagcatggcctagtggatagagcctgggcttgggaggcagagatcatggattctaatcccggctccaccatttgtcagctgtgtgactacttcgggcaactcatttaacttctctgtgcctcagttacctcatctgtaaaatagggatcaagattgtgagccccacgtgggacaagggactgtatcccacccaatATActggaaactcacctcctccaggaggccttcccagactgagccccccttttcctctgctcctactccccaccccatggctcctactccctccctagcccacagcactgtgtgaatatgtacatatttattattctatttattttattaatgatgtggatatatgtataattctatttacttatatggatcctattgatgcttgtccacttgttgtgttttgttgtctgtctccctccttctagactgtgagccagttgttgggtagggattgtccctatcttttgccaaagtgtactttccaatcgcttagtacaatgctctgcccccagtaagtgctcaattaatacgattgaatgaatgaatgtatccaccccagtgcttaggacagtgcctggcacaaagtaagtgcttaacgactacaatgataataattattattgttacggttACTATAATTGCTAGCCATTTCTGAAGTAATTGTAATTGAAGTAAAGTAATTGAAGTAAATAACGATGGATATGACAGATTGTTCAGAAATGCATGGTATGTGGGAATCTTTATTCGTTAATTTTAAACCCATTGTCAATATATGGCCATTATCTCTTTAATGTAGacagattcaatcgtatttattgagtgcttactgtttgcagagcactgtactaagcacttggacatatAGATGTATAGATGTGagcagcagagtggcttagtggaaagaacacgggcctggaaatcagggggcctgggttctaatcccagatttgccccatgtctgctgtttgtccatggtaagttgcttcacttctctgtgcctcagttacctcaacgttaaagtgagaattaagactgtgaaccccctatgggacagggactgcatgtgACCTGgtgcctcatatctaccccagggctcagaacactaGGCGCTTAATGAATCCCACAGTTAATATTCCTACATAACGATAAAATGATTCGATGAACTTTCTCTCGAttttgccttcccttcctcctctccccagccccagttATCTCCGAAGGAGCCCCGCTCTACTCCTGGAAATTCAAGAGCATGGATTCCACTGAGATCTCTTTGGGAATTGTGATTGTGTTACAGTTCAGCATAGGGCTGTCAGTCAACGTTTTCCTTCTCCTGTTTTATGCTCGGGTGGTCTCCGCCAGCCCaaagcccagctcctccgacCTGATCCTTACCCACCTGACCTtggccaacaccatcatcctcctcgcCAATGGAATCCCTGAGACCTTGTCATGCTGGGGATGGAAAAACTTCCTGGATGATGTCGGATGTAAAACCCTCATGTACTTTGGTCGAGTGGCCCAGGGACTTATCGTCTGCACCACCTctctcctgagcatcttccaggccgTCACCATCAGCCCCGGCACCTCCCGATGGGCGGGGATCAAAGCCAGACTCCCCAAGTGCATCATCCCCTCCTTGATCATCTTCTGGATTCTCAATCTGCTGATAGACATTAACAGCGCTATATATATGAGAGGTCCCCGAAAGAATGGCAGTGCTGGAATTGTACTGGATCTGAAATATTGCTCAAAGGTCATTGCCAGTGCAGAAATCAACCTGATCATTTCGGTCATGCTCTCCTTTAGGGAAATATTCTTCGTGGGACTCatgagcttggccagcggctacatggtgttcgtcctgcacagacaccaccagCGGGTACGACACCTCCACGGGCCCGGACGCTCCCCCGGAGAGACGCCCGAGGTCCGAGCAGCCAAGAGGGTCGTTGCCATGGCAaccctctacgtcctcctctaTGTAAGACAGACCATCATGCTGAGCATCATCCTAAACCTCGAAGAGAAGTCTCCTCGGCTGGTGAATGGCCACATGGTCTTTTCCCTCACCTTCTCCACTCTCAGTCCCTTCTTGATGATCCACAGCGATGGGAGGATGAGGGCGTTCTGGAAAAAGGAAGTTCCGATTCCAACCCCGATCCCTCCTAGGCTTCCAGAGAAGCCAGCCGACCTCTGATAAGGTCCCACTGGGACGAGGTGACCAGGCGTCCCAATTTGCGCAATGCCGGGCCGGTGATGGGAAATGTGTTCTGTGTCCCCGCAGTCAGCCAGTCCGTTACATTTATTGAAGGGCTACAGGCTGTTCTACCGAACTGATGCTTCCATCTGAGTCCAGTGGGGTCATGGACGCCGGGGGAGGGAACGAGCCTCACCCCCTTTCGCAGGACAACTACAAAAAGGTGTCCTGAGCTGTGCTTCCGTGCTTCAGCAGGGCTCCTCCTGCTTTTCCAATACAGAGTTGTCCCATGGTACCACACAAAgaaggaagcatcatggcctactggaaagagcaaggacccgggagtcggaaagacccgtcttccgatcccagctctgccacttgtccgctgtatgaccttgggcaagtcacttaactcgtctgcgtctccgttacttcatctctaaacgggggattaagaccgtgagcgcagTGAGGGACGTGGACGATgtctaactttcattcattcattcattcagtcagtcagtcagtcatatttattaagcgcttgccgtgtgctgaggactgtactgagagcttgggaaagtgtagtACAAAAATAAAAGGTGACAATCATtacccacaatgatctcacagtctagaggaggggagacagacatcaa encodes:
- the ORNANAV1R3166 gene encoding vomeronasal 1 receptor ornAnaV1R3166, with the protein product MDSTEISLGIVIVLQFSIGLSVNVFLLLFYARVVSASPKPSSSDLILTHLTLANTIILLANGIPETLSCWGWKNFLDDVGCKTLMYFGRVAQGLIVCTTSLLSIFQAVTISPGTSRWAGIKARLPKCIIPSLIIFWILNLLIDINSAIYMRGPRKNGSAGIVLDLKYCSKVIASAEINLIISVMLSFREIFFVGLMSLASGYMVFVLHRHHQRVRHLHGPGRSPGETPEVRAAKRVVAMATLYVLLYVRQTIMLSIILNLEEKSPRLVNGHMVFSLTFSTLSPFLMIHSDGRMRAFWKKEVPIPTPIPPRLPEKPADL